A genomic segment from Geitlerinema sp. PCC 7407 encodes:
- a CDS encoding transketolase, with amino-acid sequence MTTTPAQGAARSAPAFCEGILHFGESLPGFEAHGQAPAIAQGQTAIAQPSDPAAVFQTLLAADALRYLTLQVTASKASGHPGGFASVAEAIAALVMLGYKNIITEVGHHAPGFYSTMFLDRSLEAMGISTVQQMGERFREMHGLLGHLSGQIPGLLNPAGPLGQGQHFAMAGALLHPGTLFPVTIGDGGLGEPYIMSSMAHFHTAYPHATNFLPILVWNGYSQEHHSMVSTKPNEEMIAYWKGNGFQNVILVNAKDFDDADQPGDYVDSTAFSIQQRLAFTQAVLEATQKAAQAALSGELTVLIIKQLKGAGVHARGAKSHNLYPQHTLDNPEIVSALQERSLSAEAWQLVRTNFERAAGGPASTHVVTEKELPLPDLGTLPLTEFPVKGDKQVATTAMGELVVHVGQKDPNFVVTNADGNAASGINNINVGLKIIHPTLDDTYFQAPKGQVYEPLSEDACAGLAVGLALFGARSLWCSYESFAINGLPIWQTVTQAMTELRRPTPSTITLFTAGALEQGRNGWTHQRPEIENYFAAMMRNGNIFPLFPCDANSIQACYEWALGTKNKGITITASKSPLPVRTTLEQTRQGLKDGGIVLHDSEGSRKVVFAVVGDMTLLPVLDAATHLEAEGIGVRVVSVINPRRLYRPTDVAWETCTEPDSHFLEDAEFERFFGGDAVIGVTGGSSAMLEPLMLRSTAKRDIFAWKRGETTATAGDLMSFNGLTAEALSQRATELLG; translated from the coding sequence ATGACAACCACCCCCGCCCAGGGCGCTGCGCGCTCGGCCCCAGCCTTTTGCGAAGGGATTTTGCATTTTGGCGAGTCGCTACCGGGCTTTGAGGCCCACGGGCAGGCTCCGGCGATCGCCCAGGGTCAAACGGCGATCGCCCAACCGAGCGATCCTGCCGCCGTCTTCCAAACCCTGCTAGCTGCCGACGCCCTGCGATACCTGACCCTCCAGGTCACCGCCAGCAAGGCCTCGGGTCACCCCGGCGGCTTCGCCAGCGTCGCAGAGGCGATCGCCGCCCTCGTCATGCTGGGCTACAAAAACATCATCACCGAAGTCGGCCACCACGCCCCCGGCTTCTACAGCACCATGTTCCTCGATCGCTCCCTCGAGGCCATGGGCATCAGCACCGTCCAGCAGATGGGCGAGCGCTTCCGGGAAATGCACGGCCTGCTGGGCCACCTCTCGGGCCAGATCCCCGGCCTGCTGAACCCCGCCGGTCCCCTCGGCCAAGGCCAGCACTTCGCCATGGCCGGCGCCCTGCTCCACCCGGGCACCCTCTTCCCCGTCACCATCGGCGACGGCGGCCTCGGGGAGCCCTACATCATGAGCAGCATGGCCCACTTCCACACGGCCTACCCCCACGCCACCAACTTCCTGCCCATCCTGGTGTGGAACGGCTACAGCCAGGAGCACCACAGCATGGTCTCCACCAAGCCCAACGAGGAAATGATCGCCTACTGGAAAGGCAACGGCTTCCAGAACGTCATCCTCGTCAACGCCAAAGACTTCGACGATGCCGACCAGCCCGGCGACTACGTCGACAGCACCGCCTTCTCGATCCAGCAGCGGCTGGCCTTCACCCAGGCGGTCCTCGAAGCCACCCAAAAAGCCGCCCAGGCCGCCCTCAGCGGCGAGCTGACGGTCTTGATTATCAAGCAGCTTAAGGGCGCTGGGGTCCACGCGCGCGGCGCCAAGTCCCACAACCTCTATCCCCAGCACACCCTTGACAACCCTGAGATCGTGAGCGCCCTCCAGGAGCGATCGCTCTCTGCCGAGGCCTGGCAGCTCGTGCGCACCAACTTCGAGCGCGCTGCTGGCGGTCCCGCATCCACCCACGTCGTCACCGAAAAAGAGCTGCCCCTGCCCGATCTAGGCACCCTGCCCCTGACGGAGTTCCCGGTCAAGGGTGACAAGCAGGTGGCCACCACGGCCATGGGCGAACTGGTGGTCCACGTGGGCCAAAAAGACCCCAACTTTGTGGTTACCAACGCGGACGGCAACGCCGCCTCGGGCATCAACAACATCAACGTGGGCCTGAAAATCATTCACCCCACCCTCGATGACACCTACTTCCAAGCGCCCAAGGGCCAAGTGTATGAGCCCCTGAGCGAAGATGCCTGCGCCGGTCTGGCGGTGGGTCTGGCCCTCTTTGGCGCGCGATCGCTCTGGTGCTCCTACGAGTCCTTCGCTATCAACGGCCTGCCGATTTGGCAAACGGTGACCCAGGCCATGACGGAGCTGCGGCGTCCGACGCCCTCCACCATCACCCTGTTCACCGCTGGAGCCCTCGAGCAGGGCCGCAACGGCTGGACCCACCAGCGCCCCGAGATCGAGAACTACTTCGCCGCCATGATGCGGAACGGCAACATCTTCCCGCTGTTTCCCTGCGACGCCAACAGCATCCAGGCCTGCTACGAGTGGGCTCTGGGCACGAAAAACAAAGGCATCACCATCACCGCCAGCAAGTCCCCGCTGCCGGTGCGCACCACCCTCGAGCAGACCCGCCAGGGCCTCAAGGACGGTGGCATTGTCCTCCACGACAGCGAAGGCTCCCGCAAAGTCGTCTTCGCGGTGGTTGGGGATATGACCTTGCTGCCGGTGCTGGATGCGGCGACCCACCTAGAAGCCGAGGGTATCGGCGTGCGCGTGGTGTCGGTGATCAACCCGCGCCGACTCTACCGGCCCACGGACGTCGCCTGGGAGACCTGCACCGAGCCGGACAGCCACTTCCTCGAGGACGCTGAGTTTGAGCGGTTCTTTGGGGGGGATGCGGTGATCGGGGTGACGGGGGGCAGCAGCGCCATGCTGGAGCCGCTCATGCTGCGCAGCACCGCCAAGCGAGACATCTTCGCCTGGAAGCGCGGCGAAACGACGGCCACCGCAGGCGACCTGATGAGCTTCAATGGCCTGACGGCTGAAGCCTTGTCTCAGCGCGCTACGGAGCTGCTGGGCTAG
- a CDS encoding choice-of-anchor W domain-containing protein has protein sequence MAKLFLLSLSALAGSSVLLASLPAQAVTLTPASDPTDWTDLGWAVEGRAGATGFRDYEYAIGPDGAQAGNTGQIYRDWTNGEDVPWSLTWNGSTAAFTLGSQTISYAPVGAASNVFDGFYLLTRSLTRDASVAPGTRMALSVSSVNGAGITPVSSVSTAPAAGQDLDQFFFRSDTPISSLAGLARLSWDLGAPNPNANDARGAVTFKLRGFDAIGDNQTVPEPGAIAALAALGLWGLGDRWRRRAQ, from the coding sequence ATGGCGAAGCTTTTTCTCCTGTCGCTTTCCGCCCTTGCGGGAAGCTCTGTGCTGTTGGCTAGCCTGCCCGCTCAGGCCGTCACCTTGACCCCCGCCTCGGATCCCACTGACTGGACCGATCTCGGCTGGGCCGTAGAAGGGCGGGCCGGAGCGACCGGGTTTCGTGACTATGAGTACGCCATCGGGCCGGATGGCGCTCAGGCAGGTAACACAGGCCAGATCTACCGCGACTGGACCAATGGTGAAGATGTGCCCTGGAGCCTGACCTGGAATGGCAGCACCGCCGCTTTTACCCTTGGCTCACAAACCATTTCCTATGCTCCCGTCGGCGCTGCGTCCAATGTCTTCGACGGGTTCTACTTGCTGACGAGGTCTTTGACCCGCGACGCGTCTGTGGCCCCCGGCACCCGCATGGCGCTGTCAGTTTCTAGCGTTAACGGGGCGGGCATCACGCCAGTGTCCAGCGTGAGCACGGCCCCAGCAGCGGGCCAAGACTTGGATCAGTTCTTTTTCCGCAGCGACACTCCCATCAGCTCCCTGGCAGGACTGGCCAGACTGAGCTGGGATCTGGGCGCACCAAACCCCAACGCGAATGACGCGCGGGGCGCGGTGACCTTCAAGCTGCGGGGCTTCGACGCCATCGGGGATAACCAGACTGTACCGGAGCCGGGGGCGATCGCCGCTTTGGCCGCTCTGGGTCTCTGGGGATTGGGCGATCGCTGGCGTCGCCGCGCCCAATAA
- the purD gene encoding phosphoribosylamine--glycine ligase, with the protein MKVLVVGNGGREHALAWKLLQSPRVKQVICVPGNGGTATLERCQNLPLQVNDFEGIRRFVSTSGVQLAVIGPEAPLAEGITDYLQKLGIPVFGPTQAGAQIEASKAWAKALMEEANIPTAKAAVFTQEAEAIAYVQAEGAPIVVKADGLAAGKGVTVAATVAEAEDAIRQAFRGQFGDAGSRLVIEECMVGQEVSVLALTDGLTIRPLVPAQDHKRIGEGDTGANTGGMGAYAPAPLVTPELMARIQAEVLEPAIAALRNRGIDYRGVLYAGLMITPEGDPKVVEFNCRFGDPETQVILPLLDTPLDELLLACVNQRLADTAIAWKSGAAACVVMAAGGYPGSYEKGKVISGIADAEATGAVVFHAGTRMQKDVLTNGGRVLNVTALGDSFDEAFANAYAAVDKIRFDGAYCRRDIGHRVRTASVSPSA; encoded by the coding sequence GTGAAGGTTCTAGTCGTCGGTAATGGCGGGCGGGAACACGCCCTGGCCTGGAAACTGCTGCAATCCCCGCGTGTCAAGCAGGTCATCTGCGTCCCAGGCAACGGCGGCACGGCAACCTTGGAGCGCTGCCAAAACCTTCCCCTCCAGGTCAACGATTTTGAAGGCATTCGCCGCTTCGTCAGCACCAGCGGCGTCCAGCTCGCCGTGATCGGTCCCGAGGCTCCCCTCGCCGAAGGCATCACCGACTATCTGCAAAAGCTGGGCATTCCTGTCTTTGGTCCCACTCAGGCCGGCGCCCAAATCGAGGCCAGCAAGGCCTGGGCCAAAGCCCTGATGGAGGAAGCGAATATTCCCACGGCCAAAGCCGCCGTCTTTACCCAAGAGGCCGAGGCGATCGCCTACGTCCAGGCCGAAGGCGCGCCCATCGTCGTCAAAGCAGACGGCCTCGCCGCCGGTAAAGGAGTCACTGTCGCCGCCACCGTTGCCGAAGCAGAAGACGCCATTCGCCAAGCCTTCCGGGGCCAGTTTGGCGACGCGGGCAGCCGCCTGGTGATCGAAGAGTGCATGGTGGGCCAAGAGGTCTCCGTTCTTGCCCTCACCGACGGCCTGACCATTCGTCCTCTTGTCCCCGCCCAGGACCACAAGCGCATTGGCGAAGGGGACACCGGCGCCAACACCGGCGGCATGGGCGCCTACGCCCCGGCTCCCCTCGTGACGCCCGAGCTGATGGCCCGCATCCAGGCAGAAGTCCTCGAACCGGCGATCGCCGCCCTGCGCAACCGGGGCATCGACTATCGCGGCGTCCTCTATGCGGGCCTGATGATCACCCCCGAGGGCGATCCCAAGGTCGTCGAGTTTAACTGCCGCTTTGGCGATCCCGAAACCCAGGTCATCTTGCCCTTGCTCGATACGCCCCTCGACGAGCTGCTCCTGGCCTGCGTCAACCAGCGCCTCGCCGACACCGCGATCGCCTGGAAATCCGGCGCCGCAGCCTGCGTCGTCATGGCCGCTGGCGGCTATCCTGGCTCCTACGAAAAAGGCAAAGTCATCAGCGGCATCGCTGATGCCGAAGCCACCGGTGCCGTCGTCTTCCACGCTGGCACCCGCATGCAAAAGGACGTCCTCACCAACGGCGGCCGCGTCCTGAACGTCACGGCCCTTGGCGACTCCTTCGACGAGGCCTTCGCCAACGCCTACGCCGCCGTCGACAAAATCCGCTTTGACGGTGCCTACTGCCGCCGCGATATCGGTCACCGCGTGCGCACCGCTTCGGTCTCTCCCAGCGCCTAA
- a CDS encoding lipopolysaccharide assembly protein LapB: MDKAMGRRKGQKLGYFALMLGWRSLMGALVLGLGWLPEVQAAEPTPGDRPDVIIEPRLGNPAEPTEPSPAPAPPTPSPAVRSLADVLPLCPGYSLADLTPEPAEVADEEDEDEDEEEEYAEEINPLDIEKNPPDPLLPNPKVTGPLSPQAQQRLRSDLDALNTCASALYRLGNLPTAFEVWFRELRLRRALGPFEEIIALSRVGEVAWLEGETKELRYITARLQEIETEARTANTLDDALLRTLGAAYQQVRKPDAAIAVYRQILERSRQTGDRLSEEAALNTIGQLQQGWFQYTAAAETYQELLQFVRAKADRPPQKADEVIVLRKLAYIYEQDKQFLQAIEISEQLAALYQTEANLTDLPTLRLKIAQYHEAAGQLAEAERNYQEAYALGQSLQQYARAGDALAGLGKLYRTHNALDTALQSYQVLLGVTRQTYDAYGTMEAYDQIGQIYREQKKYDQAIAAFQSGLTLAQQLKHQVDYFNQQIQRTTTAATGTPATPTPKPATPPAQPAQPEPRQTPPARPPASPSIEVPTRTLPTGLPGTVVDPLLSPP; the protein is encoded by the coding sequence GTGGACAAAGCAATGGGGCGGCGAAAGGGTCAAAAGCTGGGATATTTTGCGCTGATGCTGGGATGGCGATCGCTGATGGGTGCGCTCGTCCTGGGTTTGGGTTGGCTGCCGGAGGTCCAGGCCGCTGAGCCGACACCGGGCGATCGCCCCGATGTGATCATCGAGCCGCGCTTGGGCAATCCGGCGGAGCCAACGGAGCCGAGCCCCGCCCCGGCGCCGCCGACCCCGAGTCCAGCCGTGCGATCCCTGGCGGACGTGCTGCCCCTATGTCCGGGCTATTCCCTGGCGGACCTGACGCCGGAGCCCGCCGAGGTCGCCGACGAGGAAGATGAAGACGAGGACGAAGAAGAAGAATATGCAGAGGAAATTAATCCTCTCGACATCGAAAAGAATCCGCCGGACCCCCTGCTGCCCAATCCCAAGGTGACCGGACCCTTGAGTCCCCAGGCTCAGCAGCGACTGCGATCGGACCTCGACGCCCTCAACACCTGCGCCTCGGCCCTCTATCGCTTGGGGAACCTGCCGACGGCCTTTGAGGTGTGGTTCCGGGAGCTGCGGCTGCGGCGGGCTTTGGGACCCTTCGAAGAAATCATTGCCCTTAGCCGCGTCGGCGAGGTGGCCTGGCTCGAGGGAGAAACCAAAGAGCTGCGCTACATCACAGCCCGCCTGCAAGAAATCGAAACAGAGGCCCGCACGGCCAACACCCTCGATGATGCTCTTCTGCGGACCCTGGGCGCTGCCTACCAGCAGGTGCGCAAGCCAGACGCCGCGATCGCCGTTTACCGGCAAATCCTGGAGCGATCGCGCCAAACCGGCGATCGCCTCTCCGAAGAAGCCGCCCTCAACACCATTGGTCAGCTCCAGCAGGGCTGGTTTCAGTACACCGCCGCCGCCGAGACCTACCAAGAGCTGCTCCAGTTTGTCCGGGCCAAGGCCGATCGCCCGCCCCAAAAAGCTGACGAAGTGATCGTCCTGCGCAAGCTGGCCTACATCTACGAGCAGGACAAGCAGTTTCTTCAGGCCATCGAGATTTCAGAGCAGCTCGCGGCGCTCTACCAAACCGAAGCCAACCTGACGGACCTGCCCACCCTGCGGCTGAAGATCGCCCAGTACCACGAAGCCGCGGGCCAACTGGCCGAAGCAGAGCGAAACTACCAAGAAGCCTACGCCCTAGGCCAGTCCCTCCAGCAGTACGCCCGCGCGGGCGACGCCCTGGCCGGATTGGGCAAGTTGTATCGCACCCACAACGCCCTAGATACGGCCCTCCAGTCCTATCAGGTTCTGCTCGGCGTCACCCGCCAGACCTACGATGCCTACGGCACCATGGAGGCCTACGACCAGATCGGCCAGATCTACCGCGAGCAGAAAAAATACGACCAGGCGATCGCCGCTTTCCAGAGCGGTCTCACCCTCGCCCAGCAGCTCAAGCACCAGGTTGATTACTTCAACCAGCAAATCCAGCGGACCACCACCGCCGCCACCGGTACCCCGGCCACCCCCACGCCCAAGCCTGCGACACCCCCGGCCCAGCCCGCTCAGCCCGAGCCTCGCCAGACGCCGCCTGCACGCCCTCCAGCCTCCCCTTCCATTGAGGTGCCGACGCGCACGCTGCCGACGGGTCTACCCGGCACCGTCGTTGACCCGCTCCTTTCACCTCCCTAG
- a CDS encoding ABC transporter permease, translating to MSRSRALQSYITVRLLLAPLMLWTITTVVFLLLRATPGDPIDAILGPRAPEAVKAALREELGLGGPLWKQYLIYMGDLLRFDLGTSLTSRGQSVWDIIQAFFPATVELAVISMAIAFVVGIGVGALSASRPDTPWDAGGRLFGILTYSVPAFWVGMLLQLVFAVQLQWFPLGTRFPITTPAPVGPTGLYTLDSLLSANLGQFFTALHYLALPSLTLGILLSGIFERIVRVNLRQTLKSDYVEAARARGIPEGRILFAHALKNAMIPVITVLGLTLAALLGGAILTEVTFSWPGLANRLYEAISLRDYPTVQGIVVFFAAIVVFASILIDILNALVDPRIRY from the coding sequence ATGTCCCGCTCTCGCGCTCTCCAGTCCTACATCACGGTCCGGCTGCTCCTCGCCCCGCTCATGCTGTGGACCATCACAACGGTGGTGTTTCTGCTGCTGCGGGCGACGCCCGGCGACCCCATTGACGCCATCTTGGGACCCCGGGCCCCGGAGGCCGTCAAGGCCGCACTGCGGGAGGAGCTGGGCTTGGGCGGCCCCCTCTGGAAGCAGTACCTGATCTACATGGGGGACCTGCTGCGCTTTGACTTGGGAACCTCGCTGACCAGCCGCGGCCAGTCGGTGTGGGACATCATTCAGGCGTTTTTTCCGGCGACGGTGGAGCTGGCGGTGATCAGCATGGCGATCGCCTTCGTGGTCGGTATTGGCGTCGGGGCGCTCTCGGCCTCCCGCCCCGACACGCCTTGGGACGCGGGGGGCCGACTGTTCGGCATTTTGACCTATTCGGTGCCCGCCTTTTGGGTGGGGATGCTGTTGCAGCTGGTTTTTGCGGTGCAGCTCCAGTGGTTTCCCCTGGGGACTCGCTTTCCCATCACGACGCCGGCCCCCGTGGGTCCCACGGGCCTCTATACCCTAGATAGCCTGCTGAGCGCCAATCTCGGGCAGTTTTTCACCGCGCTGCACTACTTGGCGCTGCCTAGTCTGACCTTGGGGATTTTGCTGAGCGGCATTTTTGAGCGAATTGTGCGGGTCAATCTTCGTCAAACCCTGAAGTCTGACTACGTGGAGGCGGCCCGCGCGCGGGGAATCCCCGAAGGCCGCATTTTGTTTGCCCACGCCCTGAAAAACGCCATGATTCCGGTGATCACGGTGCTGGGCCTGACCCTGGCGGCGCTCCTGGGGGGCGCGATTTTGACCGAGGTTACCTTCTCGTGGCCCGGCTTGGCCAATCGCCTCTACGAAGCGATTTCGCTGCGGGACTATCCGACCGTCCAGGGAATTGTGGTGTTTTTTGCGGCGATCGTGGTGTTTGCCAGCATCTTGATCGACATTCTCAATGCCTTGGTGGACCCCCGAATTCGCTATTAG
- a CDS encoding ABC transporter substrate-binding protein, protein MGQPHQLRSFWGVWRRSRRSLWQYLGLFLGCCLLVVGCSSDRPSPSASSPAATDSNRIVLGTTAKVRTLDPADATEILASNLLYNLGDRLYAYKSGTNELQPQLATALPTVSDDGLTYTIPVREGVTFHDGEPFNAEAMAFSLRRFIENGGQPAFLLADIVESVEATGDYELTIKLQKPFAAFPNLLTISGTCAVSPKAYAIGAGQFKPDTFIGTGPYKLAQYNTDSLRFDAFEGYWGEKPSNDGVDIQIFSSPANLFNTFRTRGVDVAYQNLDLDQIRTLQQGAQQGGWQVIEGNGNGIHYVSLNVLSEPLDKLEVRQAIAAAIDRPLLRDRVFQGQVEPLYSLLPNTLDASEPTFQTAYGDANKAKALELLQKAGYSKENPLTIEFWYRANLTSNALAATTLKAAVEQSLEGALIFDLKSVEAATAYQNLDKGIYPTFLLDWAPDFFDADNYIQPFLACAQGSAEQGCQEGSTKSQGSFYYNARMNELIDQQRQTQDDGDRQKLLAEIQTITAQDVPFIPLWQNKEFLFVQQGVSGAGLDPTQRVALWAIRKSPA, encoded by the coding sequence ATGGGCCAGCCGCACCAATTGCGTTCGTTTTGGGGAGTTTGGCGGCGATCGCGGCGATCGCTCTGGCAGTATCTGGGTCTCTTCTTGGGCTGCTGCCTGCTGGTGGTGGGCTGCTCCAGCGATCGCCCTTCTCCCTCGGCTTCCAGTCCCGCCGCCACGGACAGCAACCGCATCGTGCTGGGCACCACCGCCAAGGTGCGCACCCTCGACCCGGCGGACGCCACCGAGATTTTGGCTAGCAATCTGCTCTACAACCTGGGCGATCGCCTCTACGCCTACAAGTCCGGCACCAATGAGCTACAGCCCCAGCTCGCTACGGCGCTCCCCACCGTCAGCGACGACGGCCTCACCTACACCATTCCTGTCCGCGAAGGCGTCACGTTTCACGACGGCGAGCCCTTCAATGCCGAAGCGATGGCCTTTTCCCTGCGGCGCTTCATCGAGAACGGCGGCCAGCCTGCCTTTTTGCTCGCTGACATCGTCGAGTCCGTCGAGGCAACGGGCGACTACGAGCTGACCATCAAGCTGCAAAAGCCCTTCGCAGCCTTCCCCAATCTATTGACCATCTCCGGCACCTGCGCCGTCTCCCCCAAGGCCTACGCCATCGGCGCGGGCCAGTTCAAGCCGGACACCTTCATCGGCACCGGCCCCTACAAGCTGGCCCAGTACAACACGGACTCGCTGCGCTTCGACGCCTTCGAGGGTTACTGGGGCGAAAAACCCAGCAACGACGGGGTGGACATCCAGATTTTCTCCAGCCCCGCCAACTTGTTTAATACCTTCCGGACGCGGGGGGTGGATGTCGCCTACCAAAACCTGGACCTAGACCAGATTCGGACCCTCCAGCAGGGAGCTCAGCAGGGCGGCTGGCAGGTGATCGAGGGCAATGGTAACGGCATTCATTACGTCAGCTTGAATGTGCTGAGCGAGCCCCTCGACAAGCTGGAAGTGCGTCAGGCGATCGCCGCCGCCATTGACCGGCCTCTGCTGCGCGATCGCGTTTTCCAGGGCCAGGTGGAGCCCCTCTACAGCCTGCTGCCCAACACCCTCGACGCCAGCGAGCCCACCTTCCAAACCGCCTACGGAGACGCCAACAAGGCCAAGGCCCTGGAGCTACTGCAAAAGGCGGGCTATTCCAAGGAAAATCCCCTCACCATCGAGTTTTGGTATCGCGCCAACCTGACCAGCAACGCCCTGGCCGCCACCACCCTCAAGGCCGCCGTGGAGCAGTCCCTAGAAGGGGCGCTGATTTTCGACCTCAAGAGCGTGGAAGCCGCCACCGCTTACCAGAACCTCGACAAGGGCATCTATCCGACCTTCCTGCTGGACTGGGCACCGGACTTTTTTGACGCGGACAACTACATTCAGCCGTTCCTGGCCTGCGCCCAAGGATCAGCGGAGCAAGGTTGCCAAGAAGGCTCCACCAAGAGCCAGGGCTCCTTTTACTACAATGCGCGGATGAATGAGCTGATCGATCAGCAGCGCCAAACTCAGGATGACGGCGATCGCCAAAAGCTGCTCGCAGAAATTCAGACCATCACCGCCCAGGACGTGCCCTTTATTCCGCTGTGGCAGAACAAAGAGTTCCTGTTTGTGCAGCAGGGGGTCAGCGGCGCTGGCCTCGATCCCACCCAGCGGGTCGCCCTTTGGGCCATTCGCAAGTCACCCGCCTAA
- a CDS encoding sulfate/molybdate ABC transporter ATP-binding protein, giving the protein MGIVVEKVSKRFGSFQAVDQVDLEIESGSLVALLGPSGSGKSTLLRLISGLEMPDSGRILLTGKDATYQSVQERNIGFVFQHYALFKHMTVRRNIAFGLELRKVPRNRIKNRVEELLDLVQLSGLGDRYPSQLSGGQRQRVALARALAVQPKVLLLDEPFGALDAKVRKDLRAWLRHLHDEVHVTTVFVTHDQEEAMEVSDRIVVMNKGKVEQVGTPAEIYDHPASAFVMSFIGPVNVLPSTSRIFQGNGFDSPHPEIFVRPRDVVIEMEADSVSAPARVHRIIHLGWEIQAELTLDDGQVVTAHLTRERFDELQLEPQQRVYVKPREAKAFPLYYSI; this is encoded by the coding sequence GTGGGCATTGTCGTTGAGAAAGTCTCCAAGCGCTTCGGCAGTTTTCAGGCTGTCGACCAAGTGGATCTTGAAATCGAATCGGGCTCCCTCGTGGCGTTGCTGGGGCCTTCTGGCTCGGGGAAGTCAACGCTGCTGCGGCTGATCTCGGGTCTGGAGATGCCGGATTCGGGGCGAATCTTGCTGACGGGTAAGGATGCCACCTATCAGAGCGTCCAAGAGCGCAACATTGGCTTTGTGTTTCAGCACTATGCCTTGTTCAAGCACATGACGGTGCGCCGCAATATTGCCTTTGGGCTGGAGCTGCGCAAGGTCCCCCGCAACCGGATCAAAAATCGGGTGGAGGAGCTGCTGGATCTGGTGCAGCTGAGCGGACTGGGCGATCGCTATCCATCCCAGCTCTCCGGGGGTCAGCGGCAGCGGGTGGCGCTGGCGCGGGCCTTGGCGGTCCAGCCCAAGGTGCTGCTGCTGGATGAGCCCTTTGGGGCGCTCGATGCCAAGGTGCGCAAGGATTTGCGGGCCTGGCTGCGCCACCTGCATGACGAAGTGCATGTGACGACGGTGTTTGTCACTCACGACCAAGAAGAAGCGATGGAGGTCTCGGACCGCATCGTGGTGATGAATAAAGGAAAAGTAGAGCAGGTGGGCACGCCCGCTGAGATCTACGATCATCCAGCGTCTGCCTTCGTGATGAGCTTCATCGGGCCGGTGAACGTGCTGCCCAGTACGTCGCGCATTTTCCAGGGAAATGGCTTTGATTCGCCCCATCCAGAGATTTTTGTGCGGCCGCGGGATGTGGTGATCGAGATGGAGGCGGACAGCGTCAGCGCGCCGGCGCGGGTCCACCGAATCATTCACCTGGGCTGGGAGATTCAGGCGGAGCTGACCCTCGATGATGGTCAGGTGGTGACGGCTCACCTCACGCGCGAGCGCTTTGATGAGCTGCAGCTTGAGCCTCAGCAGCGCGTGTATGTGAAGCCCCGAGAGGCGAAGGCGTTTCCGCTGTACTACTCGATCTAG